The proteins below come from a single Natranaerofaba carboxydovora genomic window:
- a CDS encoding toxin-antitoxin system TumE family protein encodes MQKILNLLNSSRIVVNYEIFDFKQGKNFYFVKARAEIIDNSYLHIKIFNSTGEYFYSFHWQDYNNDLIVRWDNSPHHEYIKTFPHHKHIGGKITESNEITLGDILKYIEREFA; translated from the coding sequence ATGCAGAAGATATTAAATTTACTAAATAGTTCCAGGATTGTGGTGAACTATGAAATTTTTGATTTTAAACAGGGGAAAAATTTTTATTTTGTAAAAGCCAGGGCAGAAATTATCGATAACTCATATCTGCACATAAAAATATTCAATTCTACAGGTGAATATTTTTATTCTTTTCATTGGCAGGATTACAATAACGACTTAATAGTTAGATGGGACAATTCACCGCACCATGAGTATATTAAAACTTTTCCTCATCATAAACATATCGGAGGCAAAATAACAGAATCTAACGAAATTACCTTAGGTGATATACTAAAATATATTGAAAGAGAGTTTGCTTAG
- a CDS encoding HNH endonuclease, which yields MICGLSKIDLLIGSHIKPWRYSNDEEKLDEDNGLLMCNVHDAPFDKGYISFEDSGKIIISSKLNKKDCNLLGINENIIIKLRPEQIKYIKWHRENILKS from the coding sequence GTGATTTGTGGTTTATCCAAAATAGACTTATTGATTGGTAGTCATATTAAACCTTGGAGATATAGCAACGATGAAGAAAAATTGGATGAAGATAATGGGTTATTGATGTGTAATGTCCATGACGCCCCTTTTGATAAAGGTTATATTTCATTTGAAGATTCAGGAAAGATTATAATTTCTTCAAAACTTAATAAAAAAGATTGTAATTTACTAGGAATAAATGAAAATATAATAATAAAATTACGGCCAGAACAAATCAAATATATTAAATGGCATCGTGAAAATATATTAAAGAGTTAA
- a CDS encoding helix-turn-helix domain-containing protein yields MFLAGEVEESQDEPYTEENDDLYFDLPPILTVKEAAEFLRVSTHTVYEMCRVYHGKFFPHFKIGNQIKIPRDKFVEWIKNGGINNYKENVASEDSKRHTQKVRESKAENMAKSLSKNENSKKFETKEHEKKLEEKEVLNKKEASKYLGISTAKISQLLKDEKVLYTKRDTRYIIPKIALDTYINSKGQVSWQDQVKKYSEHKCRI; encoded by the coding sequence GTGTTTTTAGCTGGCGAAGTAGAAGAATCTCAAGATGAACCTTATACAGAGGAAAATGATGACTTATATTTTGACTTACCTCCCATTTTAACAGTAAAAGAAGCTGCAGAATTTTTAAGAGTTAGCACGCATACCGTCTATGAAATGTGCAGAGTTTACCACGGCAAGTTTTTCCCACATTTTAAAATAGGTAATCAAATTAAGATACCAAGGGACAAATTTGTAGAATGGATTAAAAATGGAGGAATAAATAACTATAAAGAAAACGTAGCTTCGGAAGATTCTAAAAGACATACACAGAAAGTAAGAGAAAGCAAGGCTGAAAACATGGCAAAATCATTAAGCAAAAATGAAAACTCAAAAAAATTTGAAACTAAGGAACATGAGAAAAAGCTTGAAGAAAAAGAAGTATTAAATAAAAAAGAAGCTTCTAAATATTTAGGAATTAGTACAGCAAAAATATCCCAGTTATTAAAAGACGAAAAAGTATTATACACTAAAAGAGATACTAGGTATATTATCCCTAAAATAGCTTTAGATACATACATTAATTCTAAAGGTCAGGTTTCTTGGCAGGATCAAGTAAAAAAGTATAGTGAGCATAAATGTAGAATATAA
- a CDS encoding Ltp family lipoprotein — protein sequence MDEIEVDWKEQAALKAEDYLDYSSFSREGLIEQLEYEGFTREQAEYGVEAVGY from the coding sequence GTGGATGAAATTGAAGTTGATTGGAAAGAGCAAGCGGCATTAAAAGCTGAGGATTACTTGGATTATTCGTCATTTTCACGAGAGGGGCTAATTGAGCAATTGGAATATGAGGGATTTACCCGTGAACAAGCTGAGTATGGTGTGGAAGCTGTTGGATATTAA
- a CDS encoding HNH endonuclease, translating into MFREWKLEPYISSEDFIEKLLTENNFEVLYYDNHIYSWPENTETSKVRESKLEYISNPEIESITKNRVKQGVFRKKLLNKYKKCCLCGLDEERLLVASHIKPWSHSNNHEKLDINNGLLLCVTHDALFDNGFISFEDNGSIIVSNNLDQTTKNLMNIKDNDSLLFNLPTESKKYLDWHKSNCFEKV; encoded by the coding sequence ATGTTTAGAGAATGGAAATTAGAACCGTATATTTCTAGCGAAGATTTTATAGAAAAGCTATTGACTGAAAACAATTTCGAAGTTTTATATTACGATAATCATATATATTCCTGGCCTGAAAACACAGAAACGTCAAAAGTTAGAGAGTCTAAGTTAGAATATATAAGCAATCCTGAGATTGAATCCATAACTAAAAATAGGGTGAAACAAGGTGTATTTAGAAAAAAATTGTTAAATAAATATAAAAAGTGCTGCTTATGTGGCCTGGATGAAGAAAGACTATTAGTTGCAAGTCATATAAAACCCTGGTCACATTCAAATAACCACGAAAAATTAGATATTAATAATGGGTTATTACTTTGTGTGACCCATGATGCTCTGTTTGATAATGGATTTATTTCTTTTGAAGACAACGGCTCTATAATTGTCTCGAACAATTTAGATCAAACAACTAAAAATTTAATGAACATAAAAGATAATGATAGTTTGCTCTTCAATTTACCAACTGAGAGTAAAAAGTATTTGGATTGGCATAAATCTAATTGTTTTGAAAAAGTGTAA
- a CDS encoding 4Fe-4S cluster-binding domain-containing protein: MQELKFPNDFNSAGHFCKKTNCKFAEKCILGFNKLYKSMRELRIDFDKCNLNCKLCWSNDNNSYQLLSEDQCLQYFSQCLHANLEYITKINPPKKDPELFKIQGLQIVGGEPLLNKERFHFLVNFLNKLDKYIIENNELARDNLRFLKTDDKFKVKIFTNGITIGKREIKEEDILLLNSFKQIKVEMLLSLKGLNTNEFYALQNNGSYNNFYYQIEGLNKLIPNKHKNFNIDPVLGFYHSEHFNIKCPDIPAEKMFKFDKNDFNSIKLKQILKEHIENKGKFYVEPVHAPRKNKNSKTNFFYNNKDYLENDSLIENDLKSNTKTNYRKTKIKL, encoded by the coding sequence ATGCAGGAGTTAAAATTTCCTAATGATTTCAATTCAGCAGGCCATTTTTGTAAAAAAACTAACTGTAAATTCGCTGAAAAATGTATACTTGGATTTAATAAATTATACAAAAGTATGCGAGAACTTAGAATAGATTTCGATAAATGTAATTTAAACTGTAAACTTTGTTGGTCAAATGATAATAATAGTTATCAATTGTTAAGCGAAGATCAATGTTTACAGTATTTTAGCCAGTGTCTCCATGCTAATCTAGAATATATTACAAAAATCAATCCCCCAAAAAAAGATCCAGAACTCTTTAAAATACAGGGGTTACAGATAGTTGGAGGAGAACCATTACTAAATAAAGAGCGTTTTCATTTTTTAGTAAATTTTTTAAATAAGTTAGATAAATATATTATTGAAAATAATGAACTAGCAAGGGACAACTTAAGATTTTTAAAAACGGATGATAAGTTTAAAGTAAAGATATTTACCAATGGAATTACTATTGGAAAACGTGAAATAAAAGAAGAGGATATTTTGTTACTAAATAGTTTTAAGCAAATTAAAGTCGAGATGTTATTATCCTTAAAAGGTCTGAACACAAATGAATTTTACGCCTTACAAAATAATGGTTCTTATAATAACTTTTATTACCAAATTGAAGGATTAAATAAGTTAATACCTAATAAACACAAAAACTTCAATATTGATCCAGTCCTTGGTTTTTATCATAGTGAACACTTTAATATTAAATGTCCAGATATACCTGCTGAAAAGATGTTTAAATTTGACAAAAATGACTTTAACTCTATTAAACTAAAACAAATTTTGAAAGAACATATAGAAAACAAAGGGAAATTTTACGTAGAACCAGTACATGCACCAAGAAAAAACAAAAACTCAAAAACAAATTTTTTTTATAACAATAAAGACTACTTAGAAAATGATAGTCTCATTGAAAACGATTTAAAAAGCAATACAAAAACTAACTATAGAAAGACAAAAATAAAGCTGTAG
- a CDS encoding IS200/IS605 family accessory protein TnpB-related protein, whose translation MKTTRMLKLKNISPQFKVRLDNLMREFCAAKRYSYNRLINGLDQNETNKLLQRVFRLNKRYSEDATLQAKTIIDSQKELLALYLEETKAKLIKTRRKIETYKTGKKTPQKVDLKTCLEGLGFRVKKLKQKQTELQNHIDNHTIPPAIFGGKKNFRARTKGHITNQEWKDLRTNQLYSRGDKTKKGNLNTRITEQNDRFYLEIADSLNIKPNNRSPRIKAELEIPDKYFDEILDATYPDSKGNYHPYSIEIKRKDGEYYVYLTYEEEVPGSCLKPKQPINAHLIAGIDVNIDRTAVTIMTKQGNFIKSRVFYCHEMEYVSSNKRENLAGEHSKEIIDYLLHENVGAIVTEKLNFRNDHDTNKRYNRLTHNFTRKKLLQGITRRSLRNGFEVKQINPAYSSIIGRFKYSKKYGLSVHQAAALVIGRRGLGYSEKLPVELIQKLQELKPYLQNLIGSKEESNKIKYLKDIIQKIDNFKHYHLWTLWNMANKFLEFNLSDHKLKRQEVKPLSY comes from the coding sequence ATGAAAACCACCAGGATGCTCAAACTTAAAAACATTTCCCCGCAGTTCAAGGTTCGGTTAGATAATTTAATGAGGGAATTCTGTGCAGCAAAACGCTACAGCTATAACAGGTTAATAAATGGCCTAGATCAAAACGAGACAAACAAATTACTTCAGCGGGTTTTTCGCCTAAACAAACGCTACTCAGAAGATGCTACCCTTCAGGCAAAAACTATCATAGACAGCCAAAAAGAGCTTTTGGCTCTGTATCTAGAAGAAACCAAAGCCAAGTTAATAAAAACCCGCCGTAAAATCGAAACTTACAAAACCGGCAAAAAAACACCCCAAAAAGTTGACTTAAAAACCTGCCTAGAAGGACTAGGGTTTAGAGTAAAAAAACTAAAACAAAAACAAACAGAACTTCAAAATCATATAGATAATCACACTATCCCACCAGCTATTTTTGGTGGCAAGAAAAACTTCCGTGCAAGAACAAAAGGCCATATAACAAACCAGGAATGGAAAGACCTTCGAACTAACCAGCTCTACTCCAGGGGTGACAAAACTAAAAAAGGTAACCTAAACACAAGAATAACTGAACAAAACGATAGATTCTACCTTGAAATAGCAGACTCTCTAAACATAAAACCAAACAATAGAAGTCCGCGTATCAAAGCTGAACTAGAAATACCAGACAAATATTTTGATGAAATCTTAGACGCTACCTATCCTGACTCCAAAGGCAATTATCATCCCTACAGCATAGAAATCAAGCGAAAAGATGGAGAATACTATGTTTATCTAACTTACGAAGAAGAAGTACCAGGGTCATGCTTAAAACCAAAACAGCCAATTAATGCTCATCTCATAGCCGGGATAGACGTAAATATTGACCGTACAGCCGTTACCATTATGACAAAACAGGGTAACTTCATAAAATCCAGGGTATTTTACTGCCACGAGATGGAGTATGTCTCATCCAACAAACGAGAAAACTTAGCAGGAGAGCACTCGAAAGAGATAATAGACTACCTACTCCACGAAAATGTAGGAGCCATAGTAACTGAAAAACTAAACTTTAGAAACGACCACGACACAAACAAAAGATACAACCGTCTAACTCATAATTTTACCAGGAAAAAACTCCTACAAGGGATTACAAGAAGGAGTCTTAGAAACGGATTTGAAGTAAAACAAATAAACCCTGCTTACAGCTCGATTATTGGCAGATTTAAATACTCTAAAAAATACGGCCTCTCAGTTCACCAGGCTGCAGCCTTGGTAATTGGCCGCAGGGGTCTAGGCTACAGTGAAAAGCTCCCGGTGGAGCTAATTCAAAAATTACAAGAACTAAAACCATATTTGCAAAATCTTATTGGATCAAAGGAAGAATCCAACAAGATAAAATATTTAAAAGATATTATCCAAAAGATAGATAACTTTAAACATTATCATCTCTGGACATTGTGGAACATGGCAAATAAGTTTTTGGAATTTAATCTGAGCGATCATAAACTAAAAAGACAGGAGGTGAAACCCCTGAGTTACTAA